One Aegilops tauschii subsp. strangulata cultivar AL8/78 chromosome 2, Aet v6.0, whole genome shotgun sequence genomic window, AGTGGCCTTCTGCAAGCCTCGCGAAGACTGGAGAATGCtgcagcacgttgatatcattgtgagaaCCTGCCATGCCGAAGAAAGAATGCCATATCCAAAGATCCTGCGATGCCATCGCTTCTAATATGACAGTGCACCCGTTGACATGCCCCTTGTACTTGCCCTGCCAAGCAAATTggcagttcttccactcccagtgcatacAATCTATACTGCCAAGCATGCCTGGAAAGCCTCTAGCTGTGTTGGTCGCCAACAATCTCTCTGTATCAGCGGCAGTTGGCTGTCTCAAGTACTCTGGACCAAACACCTTGATCACAGCCTGGCAAAACTTGTACATTGACATCAGACATGTTGTCTCACTCATACGCACATACTCATCCACCAGATCGCCTGGAATTCCATATGCAAGCATGCGGATGCCCGCGGTGCATTTCTGGTAAGAGGAGAATCCAAGCTTGCCAAGGGCATCCGTCTTGCACTCAAAGTATGGGTCATGAGCAACCACTCCCTCTCGAATACGATTGAACACATGCCTTGCCATTCGAAAACGGCGACGGAATTTATCCGACTTGAAGAGCGGGGTGTTGACAAAGTAATCAGCATAGAGCAGGGCGTGGCCTCTCTCCCTGTTGCGGTTCAGGTTGGGAGCACGGTCAGGGACTGACCCCCTGTACCGAGGAAGCTGCCGTTGAATGTGGTCGTGAACGACCAGTGCAGCCACCACAAGATCTTCATCATCCGACGACGAATCGTCCAATGAACAAAAGAAGTGATGGAAGAAAAACTCGTCTCTACTGTCCATACCTTTGTGGGCAAAATGCCGAACACCTTGCGGTCGTGGTGGCGAAGAGGCAGCGATAATCACCTCGACGCAGCAGGGGTGGTTGTCGGCCGGCTACTGGCCGCTCTGGAGCTCTCGTCGGAAGCTGCCGAGGCCGCCGTGGTGCGTCGTCGGCGGTCCTGTCCCCTCTGCGGCCGGCAAAGACGGCGACGGCCAAACCTCTGATCGACGGCCAAAACTACGGCCAAAGCACGGGCGTGGTGGCGGCCATGTTGAGAAGTGGTTTGGTAGGGACGGCCGGAGGCTGCGCGGTGAGGAGGCGGCCGGAGAatagcggcggcgccggcggcggggcggggcgggagAGAGAGGGTGGAAGCGTTGGGAGCGGAGGGACTGCTAGTGTCCCCGACAGGCG contains:
- the LOC109746446 gene encoding uncharacterized protein; amino-acid sequence: MDSRDEFFFHHFFCSLDDSSSDDEDLVVAALVVHDHIQRQLPRYRGSVPDRAPNLNRNRERGHALLYADYFVNTPLFKSDKFRRRFRMARHVFNRIREGVVAHDPYFECKTDALGKLGFSSYQKCTAGIRMLAYGIPGDLVDEYVRMSETTCLMSMYKFCQAVIKVFGPEYLRQPTAADTERLLATNTARGFPGMLGSIDCMHWEWKNCQFAWQGKYKGHVNGCTVILEAMASQDLWIWHSFFGMAGSHNDINVLQHSPVFARLAEGHSPPVNFEINGHQYNKGYYLAEGMYPQWSTFVKTISKPQGEKRKRFAQMQESVRKDVERAFGVLQSRWGIVQNSALSRDVRKLWEMMTACVIMHKMIVEDERDESIFDQGFDYQGENIKPLHQDPATFEQFAQFHREMRDWHTHLNLQNDLVEHLWDHIVNQ